The genomic segment CTGTTTAACTTAAGTCATAAACTAAATTAGATTATGGCACATCTATAATATAGGTAAAAAATTATTCTCACattttgtaaaaaatatgattttttaattttgattatctCTTGAGTGTAGGCTATATATTACAATTATTTtgcatataatatatttattgttAGTTATTCTTTTATTCAATCTCGTTAAAATTATGTTGATTTTAACAAGAGGTGGGTTCTGTTAAAAGTCTGAACATAAAGACGATGGAAAAAAATGGAtgtaacattattaaaaaaaatgttagaactACAAACACATGAAAGAATACAAATCAAAGGGAGAAAAAGAATTTTTCACATGTTgtacaaaacaaaagaaaattgtaAGTTTCGTATGGGAATAATGATATCAAATGCAACGATCAACCTTGGGAGCCTTGTTGCCAAATAGAACTTGTAAATCATTCtccaaaggagtcaaattcaagtCCAAGCAAACAACCCTCCGACTACTATTCGATCTCTTCAACACTGGCACCGTCGGAACAAGTGGAAAGGGCGAGAAGGTTTCGTTCATGGCAGCTCGATGCCTCCTCATATGGCCACCCAGAGCTTGCCCCGTTGAAAACTCTTGGCCGCAGATGGAGCACTCATGAGTCCTAGGCTTGGTTGATAAACAAAGGAATTGTGTTGTTTCGTTTGGTTTGTCCCCCATCAATTTGGGTCGCTTGTGGCTAGCCCGGTGACCCCCCAATGCTTGGAAGGATGGGAAGCAACGGTGACAAGTTTTGCACTCGAAGACCTCGCTCACCGAATGCTCTTTAGGCTTGGTCTCCAGGCCCTGAGATAACAGCATTAGATATTTAGCAATGTCAAACCCCTCAATCTCTAcactttctctttctcttttcatTGCTCAGCTGACAGGTATAACTCACAGATCTGATCACTATGAAATCTGGGTTTTGTTTTCTGCTGTTTGTAATGGGCAAAAGAAGATGAGGAAGTGGGGAAGGTGTGTTTGAGGTTTATATATTGAAGGGAAACTCTCAATACTCTTGAACAGCTGAGAAGTTTGACTATTATTTTGACTATTCTAAAAGACAACTAACCCATTTGTCGGCGGCTGTCATAAAAGCTGAATCGTGAGCTTTGAGAATGAAATCCGTTTACTGCTCCTTCGAGGTTTGTCTTTGTATTAATCAATTATATAAAGCAAAGCAAACAGGGTCTTTTTTTTTTGCTGACAGGCAAACAGGGTCTTTATGTCTTAACTAGAGAGGAGGTCACCAGTGGCGAGCTTAAATGGCAAACAGTTACTGTCGCTGAAGCTTCGCCTACTTTTTGCTCTGGAACGTTTcacttagtattttttttatttaacaattgcTTATCGTAAATTAATTTTCAGGGTTTACTTTGCCGTCTATATGCTTTTACTAATGACGATGATAAATTTGTGTACTATTATAgtgtatataataataatagtagatGTGATGATATCCATGATGTAACTTAGAAGTCTTAAGCTAAAGTGGGAACGAAAGCCATAATATGGTCAAAACATAAGAAATTTTCAATGTTGATAAAGTAGCAGTAGAATTGTCAACTTCTTTTTCAAGCAATATGGGCCGCAGACATTGTTTGGTTACTCCCCGCAGGCTGGTTCCACatttttaattaacaaaaatGAATTACTAGACTTCACATGAAAATATTATTGGCCATATTTTTACTCCCCGCAGACATTTGTGTTTTCCATTTGTTGGGGTAGGTAGGAGTCAGTCCCCAAAACCCacatctaaattttgaaaatgtctgAAGTCCATGTACCGGGTAGGACATATCTATTTCTCTTTCCCTTTGTTTTACATGTTGGATTCTATTGTATGCCTAAAACCCACAAATTTCTTAGAATCAAGGATGGATTAGTTAGATCTGGCAACACTATGAAAACGACGTATCTTATAATAGggtaataatttaataatacaatatgatttattttaaataaaattagtataTTCAACATAATACATATATTATATCATTGTCTTGGATGTGTAACAGTTTTAAAATTTCTGTCGACGGGAGTTATAATGGAtactttgaaaaattaaaatatatgattaaagATTTATACATTTTTAACTCTGATCATGCGTGGATTCTATCTTAGATTTATCtttaataatttatgttatactaattgtatatatatttactagTTGATAAGAAATTAGGATAAGGATAAGACTAAAACGTAATGAAGAGGAAAAGGTTGTAGAAAAAGGGAAGTAAAATATGGTGTAAGATGTGATGCAAGATGAGCAAAACTGGGGAAAACTGTAATGATGGATTTGAACATTTCCATAGTATCACGACATGCTGTGAACATTCACACATATATCTCTTCAGTTTATAGTAATGAATGTGAAAGCATAAGGGGCTTAGAAGTCTATGActgggagggagggagggagcaAATAATAAAAAGTCTTATGGTTGACTGTACGTGCAGGTGAGGTTAAACCTCCAGTTGCAGGTAATTAATTAATGAAACACCCATTTTTGCAAAGCCTTAAAAAAAAACCCTCCCTGCCCCTGCCCCTGCCCCTGCTACAACATTTCAACTCTCTCAAATTTCTGTTCACGGAAACTGAGATGTTTCCTTTCATAACTCTTCAAGAATTTTCTTCTTCAATGACAAACTCGTGTTGTGAGTTTTGACATTATAAATTGGATTCTAGATGTTCAACATGCACTTGTCAACCTTGAGtaaacataatattaatatttcATACATTCAAATACcatcatatacatttaaatattttgttatcgTTTTACTGCACCATAAAGAGGTATGTCTTACCCATTTAAATTGGATgtatgatatatttttaaatatttcttggTACCAAAAATAACTCTTCACTTTTATTAAAATATCTTCCATATTTATCCCTATCAACAAGTTCGAAAATAAGTATAGTAATATGATCATAATAAAAAGAGCAAATacattgtacaagcccaattttagcCTGGGGCCCAattacaaaaaacaaaaaaaccaaaccaaattaacCTAACCCATTTCAGCCCAATCTACCCAAATTTACCCATTACAACAAACCTAAAACCCAACAGACCCAACACCCAAATAACCTAACAACCCTAGCCCAACAAAATCAGAAAAATGAACAGCAAAAacaaaccctaggtgcgccgcacctagggtcttctGACTTCGGCCGCCGTCAGCGCAAATGGCGCACCTGCCACCGTCCCTTCCATGCCTCCATCACGTCTCTACCCACCTGCTCCACCGCCTTCAAATGGCCTGCAAGAAAGGacaagaaataatataaaaacattgtaaaatggctataaaaagccattcaaaaccaTTGTAAAATGGGCGGTTTTCCCCTCTTTAAAAAACACTTTCAGAAATCAAAAGGAAACAAAAATTTTAAGGTGATTTGCGATTCTCCTGTTTCGGATTTGTttattcttcttttcctttttcttctctctacatCTACAAATAAAGAAACAGAAAAAGGAAACGAAACGGTACCTGAGTCACTCCGCTTGCGTTGTCGCCGGAGTCCGTCTTCGGGTCTCCGAGATCGGACCCCGAGGGCGACGTTTGGGGGTTTCGCTCCTCGGCCCTACGAGTCTAAAGCCCGATCCTTAGTTGGTCCCTGAAACGGGGTTAAAAATCGACCGTTTAGAACCCCCGACCACCGCATGTGGCGGGGTCATGGGTGGCCCGTTTAGCCAAAGGAAAAGGCGGGCTGAGGGTTTCTTTTTTTCTCTGAAGTTTTTTTCTAAACAATGAAAgaatgagttttaaaaaaaaaatttgtcttAAATAAGGTtttcaaaacggcaccgttttgataGGGTCAGgacagccccaaaacgacgtcgttttgggctccTGACCCGAGACCCGACCCGTCTGCCttggggatccgcgtgttttaacggaagggctaattgcgcgtttagcccttccgctttttaatgcttttaaaattaggtttttttaatcttttgaatTTTACCCGGAATTTTATTGCGTTTTCAATGTAGTCCCTTCTGAAACTACGTCGTTTTAAAGGCGAAGGACAAATTTCATCTTTAGTCCCTCCATGTCTCGCGCGTGTTTAGAATTATccctccctttttatttatttgtgatttgacccgaattttgttaaatttttaacttagtccttttgttattttgtttattttcttaatattatattattattattatttcctcatttatatatatacatacttatatatattttatattttataatttttatatatatttttatatacatatacgtgcatatacatacttacataaacttttatatttaataattttgaaatacatacatacatatatttttcatatttttataaatttatgtgcATACACACCTTTTTATATAACGTATatacttatattatatatatacatattattttataatctatatacctatatatgtaaatgtttatgcttttattttttttataatccatatacatatcttttatttattttcttcatttatttatttatttgtatgtccattattattattattgattatgCTTTATATTGGTTTATTATTGTATATACgtgattgattttatttatatatataatttcttatttacttatattttgttTTCCTCGAGATTATTTTGCTTACATCATCATCATTCCATTACGCCCATTTCtatttagatttcaaaaaaagaaattttaaaaaatataagtaatattcggtattttggatcttcgagagaatcgagccctaacgtattgggttccgacttTCTTCGTTGAACTTAAATAATCGAGACTACTCTTCAAAAATGATAACAAGCTCGTTATgaagaattcaatacgttgtgtcctaacgcattggatgtgacatgttgCTTTCTCGAAACGagaatttttcgaaataaatgtaatattcagtgtttaatattttgataaattgtgccctaacgtattgggttgcgatttcttcatttgatttaaacaattgaatattcttttaaactttattacacgaatttttttaaatat from the Gossypium hirsutum isolate 1008001.06 chromosome D09, Gossypium_hirsutum_v2.1, whole genome shotgun sequence genome contains:
- the LOC107892860 gene encoding zinc finger protein ZAT11; the encoded protein is MKRERESVEIEGFDIAKYLMLLSQGLETKPKEHSVSEVFECKTCHRCFPSFQALGGHRASHKRPKLMGDKPNETTQFLCLSTKPRTHECSICGQEFSTGQALGGHMRRHRAAMNETFSPFPLVPTVPVLKRSNSSRRVVCLDLNLTPLENDLQVLFGNKAPKVDRCI